One segment of uncultured Tolumonas sp. DNA contains the following:
- a CDS encoding chemotaxis protein CheW: protein MGKWKDKEMNQLSQEEKQKILQDRARQLASTPAYQQDEHECIDITRFELHGEHYAFESRYIREIVPVNHVTPLPCVPAFVAGIMNLRGRILSLLHLDRLLGLASAGQTPMQQVIILSNDNMEFGLLVEQISGVAQLPLSKIQDELPTLSEQAQRYLRGLTPDRQILLDAQLLLNDPALCVDEEIN, encoded by the coding sequence ATGGGTAAATGGAAGGATAAAGAGATGAACCAGTTATCCCAAGAAGAAAAACAAAAGATCTTACAGGATCGGGCCCGACAACTCGCCAGCACACCGGCCTATCAGCAGGATGAGCACGAATGCATTGATATCACCCGTTTTGAATTACACGGTGAACACTATGCATTCGAATCACGCTACATTCGGGAGATTGTTCCCGTTAACCATGTTACGCCCCTGCCCTGTGTGCCCGCTTTTGTAGCCGGTATCATGAATCTTCGTGGCCGCATTCTCTCTTTATTGCATCTGGACAGGCTACTCGGCTTAGCCTCTGCCGGACAAACGCCGATGCAACAAGTCATTATTCTCAGTAATGACAACATGGAATTCGGTTTGCTGGTGGAACAAATCAGTGGTGTCGCCCAATTGCCGTTGTCCAAGATTCAGGATGAATTACCAACGCTCAGTGAGCAAGCACAGCGCTATCTAAGAGGGCTAACGCCCGATCGCCAAATATTATTGGATGCACAATTATTGCTGAACGACCCGGCATTATGTGTTGATGAAGAAATTAACTAA